Proteins from a single region of Phycisphaeraceae bacterium D3-23:
- a CDS encoding arylsulfatase → MPNTTPHLLAILLLIAGVVSVAPRANAQPNDPPPNIVLILTDDLGYGDVSCYNDQARVQTPHIDRLAQQGILLTDAHSPSTVCTPTRYSVLTGRMAYRLDFRGVFSGAGGPCLIRDEALTLPELLRTQGYTTACIGKWHIGLSFYDDAGEPIHENGRDAAERIDFSRRIDGGPIDHGFDHFFGTACCPTTDWLYAWIVDDRIPNPPTQYIDRRWVPDHPYSQDCRPGRIADDFDLEEVDLVFLEKSQTFIREHVAEQPDTPFFLFHNTQGVHLPSLAAERFQGATDAGPHGDFIHELDWVVGELMQTLDELGVADNTIVIFTSDNGPEVPTVIHMRADHNHDGARPWRGMKRDNWEGGHRVPTIVRWPGQITPGTTTGETMCLTDLMATCAAIVGAELPEDAAGDSFDMLPALLGEARDAPIRPYTTHQTISLALAIRRGDWKYLDHTGSGGNRYRGELEQYILPDNAPDAPAQLYNLADDPGETTNLYHEHPEIAAELKALLDHDRATGRSRP, encoded by the coding sequence ATGCCCAACACCACGCCCCATCTACTCGCCATCCTGCTCCTCATCGCAGGCGTGGTCAGCGTCGCCCCCCGCGCCAACGCGCAACCCAACGACCCCCCGCCCAACATCGTTCTCATCCTCACCGACGACCTGGGCTACGGCGACGTCTCTTGCTACAACGACCAGGCCCGCGTGCAAACACCCCACATCGACCGGCTCGCGCAGCAGGGCATACTGCTCACCGATGCGCACAGCCCCTCAACCGTCTGCACCCCGACGCGCTACAGCGTGCTCACCGGGCGCATGGCGTATCGACTCGACTTCCGCGGCGTCTTCTCCGGCGCGGGTGGGCCCTGCCTGATCCGCGATGAAGCACTGACACTGCCCGAACTGCTCCGCACCCAGGGCTACACCACCGCCTGCATCGGCAAGTGGCACATCGGGCTCAGCTTCTATGACGACGCCGGCGAACCCATCCACGAAAACGGTCGTGACGCCGCCGAGCGCATCGACTTCTCCCGCCGCATCGACGGCGGGCCGATCGACCACGGGTTCGACCACTTCTTCGGCACCGCCTGCTGCCCCACCACCGACTGGCTCTACGCCTGGATCGTCGACGACCGCATCCCCAACCCGCCGACGCAGTACATCGACCGCAGATGGGTCCCCGACCACCCCTACTCCCAGGACTGCCGACCCGGTCGCATCGCCGACGACTTCGACCTCGAGGAAGTCGACTTGGTCTTCCTCGAAAAAAGCCAAACGTTCATACGCGAGCACGTCGCCGAGCAACCCGATACGCCGTTCTTCCTGTTCCACAACACGCAGGGCGTCCACCTCCCCTCGCTCGCGGCTGAGCGCTTCCAGGGCGCGACCGACGCCGGGCCGCACGGCGACTTCATCCACGAACTCGACTGGGTCGTGGGCGAACTCATGCAGACGCTCGACGAGTTGGGTGTCGCGGACAACACGATCGTGATATTCACCAGCGACAACGGGCCCGAGGTGCCGACCGTCATCCACATGCGCGCCGACCACAACCACGACGGCGCCCGGCCGTGGCGCGGGATGAAACGCGACAACTGGGAGGGCGGCCACCGTGTCCCAACCATCGTCCGCTGGCCCGGGCAGATCACCCCCGGAACCACAACGGGCGAGACAATGTGTTTGACAGACCTCATGGCGACCTGCGCCGCGATCGTCGGCGCAGAACTGCCCGAAGACGCGGCGGGCGACAGCTTCGACATGCTCCCCGCACTGCTGGGCGAAGCACGCGACGCGCCGATCCGCCCCTACACCACCCACCAGACGATCTCGCTCGCCCTCGCCATCCGGCGCGGCGACTGGAAGTACCTCGACCACACCGGCTCGGGCGGCAACCGCTACCGCGGCGAACTCGAACAGTACATCCTGCCCGACAACGCACCCGACGCACCGGCCCAGCTCTACAACCTCGCCGACGACCCCGGCGAAACCACCAACCTTTACCACGAACACCCCGAGATCGCCGCCGAGCTCAAGGCCCTGCTCGACCACGACCGCGCCACGGGCCGCAGCCGACCATGA
- a CDS encoding DUF1080 domain-containing protein: MPSPLRLALLIILPALALTGCCNTGPQTTSLFNGTDLAGWHSDVPAADDNPEIAPSFIARDGMVVSLGTPGGHLITDDTYSNYRLEVEYRFAADPGNCGVLVHASTPRALYGMFPASVEVQMNSGHAGDFWCIIENIHVPDMASRRGGTPDTWTGQEGDNRRILNLTDDSENPVGQWNAMTIECYENNVRVWVNGDLVNDGYDMTATEGHIAIQAEGVEVEFRKLDLTPIEGLTAVGE, encoded by the coding sequence ATGCCAAGCCCCCTCCGCCTCGCCCTCCTCATCATCCTCCCGGCGCTCGCCCTCACCGGCTGCTGCAACACGGGCCCGCAGACCACCTCGCTCTTCAACGGCACCGACCTCGCGGGCTGGCACAGCGACGTCCCCGCCGCGGACGACAACCCCGAGATCGCCCCGAGCTTCATCGCACGTGACGGGATGGTCGTGTCGCTCGGCACTCCCGGCGGGCACCTCATCACGGACGACACCTACAGCAACTACCGATTGGAAGTCGAGTACCGCTTCGCCGCCGACCCGGGCAACTGCGGCGTGCTCGTCCACGCCTCGACCCCCCGCGCCCTTTACGGCATGTTCCCCGCCTCCGTCGAGGTGCAGATGAACTCCGGCCACGCCGGCGACTTCTGGTGCATCATCGAGAACATCCACGTCCCCGACATGGCCAGCCGACGCGGCGGCACCCCCGACACCTGGACCGGCCAGGAGGGCGACAACCGCCGCATCCTCAACCTCACCGACGACAGCGAAAACCCCGTCGGCCAGTGGAACGCCATGACCATCGAGTGCTACGAAAACAACGTCCGCGTCTGGGTCAACGGCGACCTGGTCAACGACGGCTACGACATGACCGCCACCGAAGGCCACATCGCCATCCAAGCCGAGGGCGTCGAGGTCGAGTTTCGGAAGCTGGACTTGACGCCGATTGAGGGGTTGACGGCGGTGGGTGAGTAA
- a CDS encoding PH domain-containing protein, whose amino-acid sequence MAKANDWFYFKSSGGQSKSIGPFSDDQLVAYLKQGVLEPSDKLTSASKTGGKWIEISNFPKAMALYEKTAPERDAAIAKRKAEEQKVHAAEKEKQQREAAAKRQEWEAQIRSVTDASSLSNAAKIRDEVSEILTTNETIMYIAIQTKPIAVKADAVVATTKRLIFYRPKVVGRVSFEDFLWRELSDAHITAGVIASTFTCKHVNGSVIKMDYLDKKSGRKLYRLAQEQEEIAFETRREMVLEEKRAGAGNFGYAAPPPQQAPAVPSAAGGGSIADKLKQIKELLDAGLISQEDYEAKKASLIENI is encoded by the coding sequence GTGGCTAAAGCAAACGACTGGTTCTATTTCAAGTCTTCAGGAGGCCAGAGTAAATCGATCGGCCCATTTTCTGATGATCAGTTAGTTGCATACCTGAAGCAGGGTGTGCTAGAACCTAGTGACAAACTTACAAGCGCATCGAAGACAGGTGGCAAGTGGATAGAGATATCAAATTTCCCCAAAGCGATGGCTTTGTACGAAAAAACTGCACCGGAGAGGGACGCGGCAATCGCGAAGCGGAAGGCCGAAGAGCAAAAGGTGCATGCTGCTGAAAAGGAGAAGCAACAGCGAGAAGCTGCTGCGAAACGCCAGGAGTGGGAAGCCCAGATTCGATCCGTCACCGATGCATCTTCACTTAGCAATGCCGCAAAGATACGCGATGAGGTATCTGAAATTCTCACTACGAATGAGACGATCATGTACATCGCTATCCAAACTAAGCCAATCGCCGTCAAAGCGGATGCAGTTGTGGCGACTACGAAACGGTTGATTTTCTATCGACCCAAAGTTGTTGGGCGAGTTTCATTTGAGGACTTCCTATGGCGCGAACTGAGCGACGCGCATATCACAGCCGGTGTTATTGCCTCCACATTTACCTGTAAGCATGTCAATGGGTCAGTGATCAAGATGGACTACCTCGACAAGAAATCTGGACGGAAACTTTACCGGCTGGCACAAGAACAAGAAGAAATCGCTTTCGAGACAAGACGCGAGATGGTCTTGGAAGAGAAGCGGGCAGGCGCAGGGAACTTCGGTTATGCCGCGCCGCCTCCACAGCAAGCCCCCGCAGTGCCTAGTGCAGCTGGTGGTGGTTCTATTGCCGACAAGCTAAAGCAGATTAAAGAACTGCTTGACGCTGGTCTGATTAGCCAAGAAGACTACGAAGCAAAAAAAGCAAGTCTGATCGAGAATATCTAG
- a CDS encoding 3-isopropylmalate dehydratase, with product MNITGTAFVLGDDIDTDQIIPAEYLSYNPADPDERKFFGMYACIGVPDKQSGLPDGGMRFVQEGQFTCGYTFVVGGKNFGCGSSREHAPLALAEAGAQVVIAEFYARIFYRNCVNGGYLLPAECDTRLIDGEVSTGDELSLDIDTNTLTNQTTGKTFQLSPLGDVKPIIDAGGVFGYAREQGMIP from the coding sequence ATGAACATCACCGGCACCGCCTTCGTCCTCGGCGACGACATCGACACCGACCAGATCATCCCCGCCGAGTACCTCTCCTACAACCCCGCCGACCCCGACGAACGCAAGTTCTTCGGCATGTACGCCTGCATCGGCGTCCCCGACAAGCAGTCCGGCCTGCCCGACGGCGGGATGCGCTTCGTCCAGGAAGGCCAGTTCACCTGCGGCTACACCTTTGTCGTCGGCGGCAAGAACTTCGGCTGCGGCAGCTCCCGCGAGCACGCCCCCCTCGCCCTCGCCGAGGCCGGGGCGCAGGTCGTCATCGCCGAGTTCTACGCCCGCATCTTCTACCGCAACTGCGTCAACGGCGGCTACCTCCTCCCCGCCGAGTGCGACACCCGCCTCATCGACGGCGAAGTCTCCACCGGCGACGAGCTCTCCCTCGACATCGACACCAACACCCTCACCAACCAAACCACCGGCAAGACCTTCCAACTCAGCCCCCTCGGCGACGTCAAACCCATCATCGACGCCGGCGGCGTGTTCGGGTATGCGCGCGAGCAGGGGATGATTCCGTAG